One Nitrosomonas sp. PY1 DNA window includes the following coding sequences:
- a CDS encoding EAL domain-containing protein yields MIAQSLGIAPDKSQSLLENRKNITEILAIQFALAAEKNDFTQIEKTLNILVSRNSDILSGAIRKSDGVFLAIAGAHDEHWQVNENGTPSLTHIQVPILQDDQVWGVVEISFAPLLGDNLLDEIKNSFWGFVLFVTVFGFLGYLLMLKRVLRELDPSGVVPQRIKSAFDTLTEGILILDGQGRILLANNAFSQKVKLPPDSLIGQEVSKLNWEKCSVEQLKEDWLYPWFESLKRRKIQTRIRLVFNSTQQNKSIFMINSSPIMGNNNQCKGALVTFDDVTEIEENNLKLDLMLKDLESSRNEISRQNNELKKLADVDPLTGFYNRRALTLYFDEAFNLSREQDSNLICIMLDIDHFKSVNDNYGHQVGDEIIKLVTTISRESLRDTDIVGRYGGEEFCLVLPNIDTEIALKIAERIRTNVMNTTAYHAFGIERVTISLGISLIADGAKNTNEMIDLADKALYFSKRNGRNRVTLWKDIAQQEGSASTVDNMEENNTSIAVVHDRANIDIDQLIGKIKELEQLNEKQQKLIERHINYDSGTGLLNRFGLQERLKTAISYAARSDCYVAILSLSLNSYKRVYNTLGYEAAEKFIINASRRISNILRTTDAVSSETETAGIDSMLSRKNESGFYILLSELQKNEPITQIINRIYLALNQALIIDGFNINTDSAIGVSIYPVDDLNPINLLNYADLALNNAESSGIGTCQFYSKEMNHQYFSEIQLESDLIHAIELNQFEVFYQPIVDIKHNVISKFEALLRWHHPEKGILTAASFIDIAERSGLILHIGDWVLREAIKQLAIWRKEVSDEIQISVNISATQMQFEDLAKKILSYLRKYEVPSKNLVLEITESMIMQSIEGSAQLLNELHDMGVQIALDDFGMGYASFQYLQKFPIDIVKIDRSFISDINENSSNSAIVLAIIEMSKKMGMIVVAEGVETEKQFKHLYNLKCDEAQGYLLGHPMPKEHAYTALKQLSLVTEKKLFIVNQ; encoded by the coding sequence TTGATTGCTCAATCGCTTGGCATCGCTCCTGATAAATCACAATCCCTTTTAGAAAACCGCAAAAATATAACAGAGATTCTTGCCATACAGTTTGCGCTAGCAGCAGAAAAAAATGATTTCACCCAGATAGAAAAGACTTTAAATATTCTAGTCAGTCGTAATTCAGATATTCTCTCAGGTGCCATTCGAAAAAGTGACGGAGTGTTTCTTGCAATTGCAGGTGCTCATGATGAGCACTGGCAAGTTAATGAAAATGGCACCCCATCCTTGACACATATTCAGGTACCTATCTTGCAAGATGATCAGGTATGGGGAGTCGTTGAAATAAGCTTTGCGCCTCTCCTTGGTGATAATCTATTAGATGAAATAAAAAACTCATTTTGGGGTTTTGTACTGTTTGTTACCGTATTTGGTTTTCTTGGCTACTTATTAATGCTTAAACGCGTATTAAGGGAACTGGATCCTTCAGGCGTTGTACCGCAACGAATTAAATCTGCTTTTGATACCTTAACCGAAGGCATACTGATTCTTGATGGACAAGGACGTATTCTATTAGCAAACAACGCATTCAGCCAAAAAGTAAAGCTGCCACCTGATAGTTTAATTGGTCAAGAAGTTTCAAAATTAAACTGGGAAAAGTGCTCCGTAGAACAATTGAAAGAAGATTGGCTCTATCCCTGGTTTGAATCTCTTAAAAGAAGAAAAATACAAACACGTATACGATTGGTTTTTAATTCAACGCAACAGAATAAAAGCATTTTTATGATTAATAGTTCACCAATTATGGGTAATAACAATCAGTGCAAAGGTGCATTAGTTACTTTTGATGATGTTACAGAAATTGAAGAAAACAATCTTAAGCTTGACTTAATGTTAAAAGACCTAGAATCATCAAGGAACGAAATATCACGCCAAAATAATGAATTAAAAAAATTAGCAGACGTCGATCCGCTCACTGGTTTTTATAATCGACGAGCATTGACTCTCTATTTCGACGAAGCTTTTAATTTATCACGCGAGCAAGACAGCAATCTTATTTGCATTATGCTCGATATCGATCACTTTAAATCTGTAAATGATAACTACGGACATCAGGTCGGCGATGAGATCATTAAATTAGTTACCACGATTTCCAGAGAAAGTTTACGAGATACAGATATTGTAGGTCGATATGGAGGGGAAGAGTTTTGTCTTGTACTACCAAATATTGATACTGAGATTGCTTTGAAAATTGCCGAGCGCATTCGTACCAACGTAATGAATACTACTGCTTACCATGCTTTTGGAATTGAACGCGTGACTATCAGTTTAGGAATCTCTTTGATAGCAGATGGCGCAAAAAATACTAATGAAATGATTGATTTGGCAGATAAGGCACTTTATTTTTCTAAGAGAAACGGCCGGAACCGCGTTACCTTGTGGAAAGATATTGCACAGCAGGAAGGCAGTGCTAGTACGGTAGACAATATGGAAGAAAATAATACCTCAATAGCTGTAGTTCACGATAGAGCTAACATCGACATTGATCAATTAATCGGAAAAATCAAAGAATTGGAGCAGCTCAATGAAAAACAACAAAAACTGATTGAACGTCATATAAACTATGATTCCGGAACCGGCCTACTGAATCGTTTTGGTTTACAGGAGCGACTTAAAACGGCAATCTCCTATGCCGCTAGATCAGATTGCTATGTGGCAATCCTTTCCCTTTCATTAAATAGCTATAAACGGGTTTATAACACTTTAGGTTATGAGGCGGCGGAAAAATTCATCATCAACGCCTCTCGCAGAATAAGCAATATTTTGCGCACAACGGATGCCGTATCCTCTGAAACGGAAACCGCAGGTATCGATTCAATGCTGTCGAGAAAGAATGAAAGTGGTTTTTATATTTTACTTTCTGAGTTACAGAAAAACGAACCGATAACACAGATTATTAACCGTATTTATCTTGCGCTAAATCAAGCATTAATTATTGATGGCTTCAACATCAATACTGACAGCGCAATTGGCGTTAGTATCTATCCAGTCGATGACCTGAATCCTATTAATTTACTGAATTATGCTGACCTAGCATTAAATAATGCTGAGTCTAGCGGCATAGGAACATGCCAATTCTATTCAAAAGAAATGAACCACCAGTATTTTTCAGAAATACAACTTGAGTCAGATCTTATACATGCCATTGAGCTGAACCAATTCGAAGTTTTTTATCAACCCATCGTTGACATTAAACATAATGTGATCAGCAAATTTGAAGCACTGCTACGTTGGCATCATCCTGAAAAAGGAATTCTAACAGCAGCAAGCTTTATTGACATTGCCGAACGAAGCGGCTTGATCCTACATATTGGCGACTGGGTTCTTCGTGAAGCAATCAAACAGCTTGCTATTTGGCGCAAAGAAGTATCAGACGAAATACAAATATCAGTGAATATATCAGCCACACAAATGCAATTTGAAGATTTGGCTAAAAAAATACTCAGCTATTTACGTAAATATGAAGTACCCTCCAAGAATTTAGTGCTTGAAATCACTGAAAGCATGATTATGCAATCTATCGAAGGCTCGGCACAGCTTTTAAATGAACTCCATGATATGGGAGTTCAAATTGCGCTTGATGATTTTGGTATGGGATATGCATCCTTCCAATATTTACAAAAATTCCCTATCGATATCGTCAAAATAGATCGTTCATTTATCAGCGACATTAATGAGAATAGCAGCA